ATTAATAAATTTTTGTAATTTTTTGTCATTAGTAATGTTGTTAATGACATTACGTAATGTTAATTCTTTAATTAAATCCATACATTTATCTATTCTATTTTATTAATAAAAGCTAAATAGTTGATAGCTAATGATGATAAATATAAATCTTGGTTGCTAAGTAAAATCTTTTTGAGTTGTTTTTCACTTAATCACTGGTTTTTGCTAATATTTTCAAAATATGAACCATCACCCATTAATTTCCCATCATTAATATCAATTCCAGTTAAGTCTACTAAATAGTGATATACAATTTCATTCATTTGTGTTGAGCTTGTTGCACAAATGCAGTGTTTAATTTGCTTTTTAGTAATTAAATAATTTGTTTCTTCATAGACTTCTTTTAAACAATTAATTAGTGGTGTTTCTTTTTCTTCAATTGACCCAGTAACACAACACGGATACAAAGTGTGATCACAAATAAAATCATTTCTATTTTTTAATACAGGTAATGGTTGAAATCGCACTAAAAATTCATATTTTTTTTATTTTTGCGATAACATAATATTGCTGTAGAATTTATTCCTTTACGTTGTGCATAAATAAACCCACGTGGAGTTTCATATAGGCTTAATCATTCGTTTTTATATAAACATTTTGATCGTTTAGTTTTCATTATTAACTCCAAATAGCATAATCCGTCTTTTAAATTGATCTTTTATTTTCAATTTATCAAAATACATTTTTGTCTTTTTAATGATTGAATAATCATTAACAAAATATTCAATCATTTGTAATAATTCATAAAAACCAATATGTTTTACTTGGACTTTAAACAACTCGTTATATAGGTTATTTAAAGCATTTGATTGGTATTCAATCTGCGTATTATAAATAACGTAATTATGCGAAATTTTATTACGAATAATTAATAAATTATGAATAAAGTCAATAAAGCCATTAGTATTACGACTACTAACATTAAATTGTTCACCGATATAATCAATTAATGAAGAATTCAAAGAAATAAAAAGATTAAATGTGGTAGCGAAACTTCATGTCACACACATTAAATCAAGTGGCAATTCACTTCACATGCGATAAATGTCACTGGTACCTTTAACTTTATAAGCTTTAGTTAAATCGTTAATTGCACAATGTTTAACCAAAGCATTCATAAAGTTATCAAAGCTAATTGATGGGTTAACTGTATCTAAATTAACTAAAATTTTTTCTTTAATGTATTGAGGATTTAATTTCATTAAACAGTGGTCATGTAATTGGTAAACATCAATTAAGCAATAAGCTACCGCTGTATTTAATTGTTTTTCTAATTTAAGAATGTAACGTAATAAATGATTTGCAAAGTTTAGATCAAATTCATAAAAATCAATGATTTGATTACTGCTTGCTTCTTTTTCATAACGATTAACTTTATCTTTTTTTAGAAAAATATGACTATAACCATTGATTAAAGTATTAAAGTTGTAATGGTTAATTGCTTGAATAAGTCGTTTTTCATCATCAATAGTTAGTCCGGTTTTCACTAAGCATTTGATAATTTTTTTACGATCGATAATGTAACGCATAATTTACGCTTCTAGTTATTTATACAAAAATACTGTTCATGCAGAGAAAAATTTATTTATTTTTGTGCAATGTATTCGCCCTATGAAATTTAAAAATTTCACAAAATTTTCTGCAGGAATTGCGTTAGTTTCAGCACTTTCTGTTGGTGTGGTTATATCTAATCCACACACACACACACAGTAGTTTAGTTGTTGAAAACAAAGCAACAAATGATATTTCTTGAAGTATTGATCATAATGGAAATATTAAACCTGTTGATAAAAGGAATGTCACAGGTGCTATAGAAATTCCTTCCGAAGTATCTGGAAAACCTGTTACTGGAATTGGTAGTTTTGCTTTTCGAAATTGCTCTTCATTAACAAGTGTTACTTTTGCTGAAGACAGTCAATTAACTAGTATTGGTTATTGAGCTTTTATTGGTTGCAATTCATTAAAAACTATTAATATTCCAAGCAGTGTGAACGAAATTTATATTGGTGCTTTTGTTAATACAACAAAATTACAAGACATTACATTTAATTGAACTGGCAAGATACTAGACGATATTATTCAAAAAATTAAGAATCCTGTTCACCAAAGAGAATTGACAACTTGAGCATGCATTTTTGCTGATTACAATGAAAAAGAAAAAAACTGATCCTTTTAAAAACAAAATGAATGTTAATGTGCATTTACCAAAAGGAATTAGTAATTTAGACGTTGAAAAATATAAAAATAATTTTCAAGGTATTAGAAATTCTGGCTCTGATTTTCCAGATGGAATTGGTTTAGAACCAACAACAACTCACTGAATTTATAATTCAGACAGTAATTCTAAATTACCATTAATCTTAGGTTTAACATTTGGATTCATTATTCTAATTGGAATTGGCAGCTACTTGGGGTATCGATACTATAAACATCACAAAAACAGTAAATAATAAATAGCAGATAAAGATGCTATTTTTATTTATTTTTATGTAAAATATATTCATTTATGAAAATAAAAAATTTCAATAAATTTTTAATTGGATTAGCAATAGTTTCAAGTGGACTAGCTGGAACTATTCTATATAATTCAAATATTCACAGTAGTTTAGTTGTTGAAAACAAAGCAACAAATGATATTTCTTGAGGTATTGATGGTAACGGAAATATTTGACCAACTGATAGATCAAAAGTTTCAGGTGAAATAACTATTCCTAATACTGTTGATGGTAAAGTTGTTACAGGAATTGCTAATTATGCTTTTATTTTTTGTAACAAATTAATAAGCATTACTATTTCAAATAACGTAACTAGTATTGGCATCGGTGCTTTTGGAAATTGCAGTTCATTAAAAACTTTTAATATTCCAGGTAGTGTAACTAGTATTGCGAATTATGCTTTTCAAGGTTGCAGTTCCCTAATAAGTATTAATATTCCAAGTAGTGTAACTAGTATTGGTATTCAAGCTTTTCAAAATTGTAGTGCGTTAACAAGTGTGAATTTTGCTGAAGGTAGTAAATTGAATAGTATTGGTAAGTATGCTTTTAGTGAATGTGCTTCATTAACAAGTGTTAATATTCCAAACAGTGTAACTAGTATTGCGTTGCAAGCTTTTCGTGATTGCAGTTCATTAACTGATGTAACATTTAATTGAAATATTGACCAATTAGTAACTGGCAAATTAATTCTTGGAACTGATTTATTTAATAATACTTCTTCTAGTCAAACAATTAATTTTCATATTCCATTAGGAACAAAAGTTCAATATACAGGAACATTTACTCGATACATTTTAGGATTTAATATTACTGCTAATTGAATCTCTTATATTCAATGAAGTATTACTAATGATGGTTTAATTTCACCTGCTGATAAAAGACAAATACAAGGTGAAATAACAATTCCTGATACTGTTAGTGGTAAAGTTGTTACTGGAATTGCTAATGCGGCTTTTAAAGATTGCGCTTTATTAACAAGTGTAACTTTTGCTGAAGGCAGCAAATTAACTAGTATTGGTGATAGAGCTTTTGATAGTTGCAGTGCATTAACAAGCATTAATATTCCAAGTGGTGTAACTAGTATTGGCGGTTGAGCTTTTAGTGGTTGTTTCAAATTAATAAGCATTACTTTTGCTGAAGGCAGCAAATTAACTAGTATTGGCAAAAATGCTTTTTGAGTTTGTAGTGCATTAACAAGTATTACTATTCCAAGTGGTGTAACTAGTATTGGTAAAGAAGCTTTTAGCTATTGCCCATTAACAAGTATAGAGTTTGCCGGAAATCAAACTTATGATTGAGTTCCAACAGTAGAAGGTGGCATCACAGTTGGAGGCTATATCATTCAAAAAGGTAATGATTTAAGCACAAACACTGTTGTTGGGTGTTTAGCCTATGGAAAAATTAATATTAAATTGCCTGATGGGAAAACCAGTATTATTGGTAACGCTTTTAGTTGTTGTAGTGGAATAACTCATATCGGAATTTCCGATAATGTTACCAATATTGGTGGAACTGCATTTTGAAATTGCACTTCATTAACAAGTATTATTATTCCAAGTAGTATAACTAGTATTGGTGAAACGGCGTTTGGTAATTGTGATAAAATGGGAACAATTACTTTTAATTGGAATGAGGAGCAATTAATCAAATTAACTCTTGGAAATAATTTAATTAGAAATGATACTTCTAGTCAAACAATTAATTTTCATATTCCATGAGGAACAAAAGATCAATATAAAGCAAAATTTACTAAAGACATTTTAGGAACTAACGTTACTGCTAATTGAATTGATGATATTCAATGAAGCATTACAGATGATGGTTTTATTTCACCTGCTAACAAAGACTTAATTAAAGGTGATGTAACAATTCCTAATACTGTTGGTGGTAAAGTTGTTACTGGAATTGCTAATAGTGCTTTTAATGGTTGTGGTTCTTTAAAAAGTGTAAATTTTGCTGAAGGTAGTAAATTGAATAGTATTGGTGAAAATGCTTTTGAAAGTTGTACTTCATTAACAAGTATTAATATTCCAAGTAGTGTAACTAGTATTGGTGAAAAAGCCTTTCGTGATTGTACTTCATTAATAAGTATTACTGTTCCAAGTAGTGTAACTAGTATTGGCGATTATGCTTTTGTTTCTTGCCCATTAACTAATATTAAATTTACTGACAATGATACTTATAAACGTGTTTCAACAAAATCTAAAGATGGAAAAGAAATTGGGGTTTATATTATTAATAAAAATGGTGATTTAAGCAATAACACTGTTACTGGTTGTTTAGCTTATGGAAAAATTGATATTAAACTTCCTGATGGAAAAACTAATATTAGTGATTATGCTTTTAGTGGTTGCAGTGCATTAACAAGTATTAATATTCCAAACAATGTAACTAGTATTGGTTATAGAGCTTTTAGTGGTTGCAGTTCATTAACAAGTGTTACTTTTGCTGAAGGCAGTCAATTAACTAGTATTGGTAGTTATGCTTTCAATTTATGTAGTTCATTAACAAGTATCGATATTCCAAATAGTGTAAATACTATTCGAGATCAAGCTTTTGATCAATGCAATAGTTTAACTGACGTTTATTTTAATTGAAATAAATTACAACTTGGTAATTTATCTTTAGGGAACTATTTGTTTAGAAGTGTTAGTTCTTCTGTTGCACAAACAATTAATTTTCATATTCCATTAGGAACAAAAGATCAATATAACGCAAAATTTACTCAAAAAATTTTAGGAACTAACATTACTGCTAATTGAATTGAAGATAATCCTCCAGTTCCGAGTTCTAATTCTAATCTAGGTTTAATTTTAGGCTTAACATTTGGCTTTATTATCCTAATTGGAATTGGAAGTTACTTGGGATATCGTTACTATAAACACCGCAAAGCAATAAATAAAAAATAGCAGTTAATTCTGCTGTTTTTTATTTTCGTAAAATATATTTATACATATATTATTAGTAGTAATGTTGGAGGATTATGTACTTATGATGAAACTTAGAAATTTCAATAAATTTTTAATTGGATTAGTAGTAATTTCTGGTGGATTAACTGGAACTGTTCTTTCTAATTCAAATATCCATAGTGGTTTGGCTGTTAAAAACCAAACAACAAGTGATATTTCTTGGAATATTACTGAAGATGGGTTAATTTCACCTGCTGATAAATCAAAAGTTTCAGGTGCTATAGAAATTCCTTCTGTATGAGATGGAAAACCTGTTACTGGAATTGCTAATAGTGCTTTTGAAAAATGTAAATCATTAAAGACTATTGATATTCCAAGTGGTGTAACTAGTATTGGTGTTTATGCTTTTCGACATTGTAGTTCGTTAGTAAGTGTAACTTTTGCTGAAGGTAGTCAATTAACTAGTATTGCTATAGGGGCTTTTTTTGATTGCAGTTCATTAAAAACTATTAATATTCCAAACAGTGTAACTAGTATTGGTTATAATGCTTTTTGAGATTGTAGTTCATTAACAAGTATTAATATTCCAAATAGTGTAACTTTTATTAGCAGTTATACTTTTAAAGGTTGCAGTTCCCTAATAAGTATTAATATTCCTAGCAGTGTAACTAGTATTGGTGATGGTGCGTTTAATTGATGTAGTTCATTGGCAAGTATTAATATTCCTAACAGTGTGACTAGAATTGGTACTAATGCTTTTAGAGATTGTAGTTCATTAAAAGAAATTAACATTAGTGAAAACAATTTTTATCAAAAAATTCCTACAATGGAAGACGGTAAAGAAATTGGAGCTTATGTTATTGCCAAAGGCCAAGATCTAAGCACAAGTGCTATTGCAGGATGTTTGGCTTATGGAAAAATTAATATTGAACTTCCTAGTGGAAAAAGTAGTATTACTGATAATGCTTTTATGGGTTCTAACATCACTGAAGTTAGTTTTTCTAAAAATATTATCAGTATTGGTCATAATGCGTTTTCAAATTGCATGTTTTTAACAACAATTAATATTCCTGATACAATACTCAATATTGGAGCTTCAGCATTTACAGTTGATCCAAACTTAAAAAGCATTTATTTAAATTGAACAGGTGCAGCATTAGATGACATTATTTATAAAATTAAAAATCCAGAACAAGTAGTCACACCAAATTGAGCATGCATTTTTGCTGATTTGAGCAATGACAACAGTATTGGTACTCATTTAATAAATAAAGAAAACGCAAATGTTTATCTTCCTAGTGGAATTGACCAAGCAACTATTCAAAAATATAAAGATAATTTTGTTGGGCTTAAAGAAGATAAACGCCGACAATTACTGATAGGTGTTGGTTTAGATCCAGCAACAACACATTGAATTTATAATTCAAATAGTAATTCTAAATTACCATTAATTTTGGGTTTAATCTTTGGTTCAATTATCTTAATTGGAATTGGAAGTTACTTGGGATATCGATACTATAAACACCGTAAAAACAGTAAAAAATAAATAAAAAAACCACAAAGTTTACTTGTGGTTTTTTATATTGTTTAACTAATGTATTTAAGCCTTATTGTTTGAACCGAATAAAGTAATTTTTTCAACAACTTTATCCATAATTGCATCAGTTCCTGGTTTAAGTAATTTACGTGGATCAAAGCCTTTTTTATCAGTATCAAGATCTTTGCGTGCTTCAATATATTTTCGTGTCGCTTCAGCAAAAACTAATTGACATTCAGTATTCACATTAATTTTAGCAACACCAAGACTAATTGCTTTTTTAATCATACTTTCAGGAATACCTGTTCCACCATGAAGTACTAAAGGAATTTTATTAGTTTTATGGTGAATTTCAGTTAACAAATCAAAATTTAATCCCTTTCAATCAGCTGGATAAATTCCATGAATGTTACCAATACCAGCAGCAAGACATGTAATACTTTCATTAGCAATGGTTACACATTCATTAACGTCAGCTTGTTCACCGCTACTAGTTACTCCATCTTCACTTCCACCAATGCCACCAACTTCCGCTTCAACACTTGCTTCATATTGATTAGCTTTATTAATTACTTCTTTCAATTTAGCTATATTTTCATCAAAAGGAAAGTGGCTTCCATCAAACATAACACTACTAAACCCAGCATCTAATGCATCAAGCGCACCTTGATAACTTCCGTGATCTAAATGTAAAGCTACTGGAACAGTAATCTTTAAGTTTTTGATCATGTCGTGTGTCATATCAGCAACAGTTTTAAAACCACACATATATTTAGCTGCGCCTTCACTTACACCTAAAATAATTGGGGCATTGGCCTTTTGAGCACCTAATAAAGAAGCTTTAATTCATTCCATATTATTAACATTAATATGGGCAACGGCATATTTTCCTTGAACAGCTTTATTAAGCATGTCAAACATATTAACTAAAGGTTCATATTTTTTCATAATTTTATTCTTCTTCATCTCCATCTACTGTTTTATCATTTGATGATTTTAATAATTTACCGACATTTTCATAAGTTGCTTCTTCTTCATCATTAATTTCAAATTCAGTCGCATTTTCTTCATTAATTTCAATGTCTTGTTCATCTAATTCTTCTTCATCATCATTTAAAGTTGGTTTTTCATTAACTTTATCATAACCTTCTTCACAAATTTCTTGGTTTAAATCATAAAGCATGTTTTGCATATTATGCTTTTCATCCAACTTTAAGTACTCACTTAATCTTCAGTGGTTTCTTCCACAAAAAATAAAGCGTGAGTCTTGCATAATATCACTGTAAAATTCACCAATTTCACTTTCAATTTGTTCTTGACTATAACGCATTTTTTTTGTTACAAGATCCCACAAACTTTCAAATGAAAATTGTTCTTTTTTAAAATTTTGCTTAGCAATGTCATAAGCAACATCAATTAATAATCGACTCATAGATTAATTATTTAAAAGTATTAATAAGTATATAAATATTAATCCTTTTTATTACTCTTAATTCATTTTTGTAATAAATCTTCAATTCCATTTAATGTTGGAGTATAGAATTTTATTCCCTTTAATGCATCTGGTAAATACTGTTGGTCAACATATCCACCATAATCATGCGGATACTTATATCCTGAGTGATTTAATTTACCAGCCGAAGCATAACTCTGATCTTTGATATGGTTTGGAATCGAATAAGTTTTCTTACCGACAGTATCAAGCGCCATATGAATTGCCTTATATGCTGAATTTGATTTTGGACTTAAAGCCATTTCAATTAAAATACAACCATATATTTGGATACATTCAGGATAACCAACTATTTCAATAGCTTTAATACCATTAATAACACAATCACATAATTGGGGATTAGCTAAACCAATGTCTTCATAACAACAAGCAATTAAACGACGATTTAAACTGACAAAATCTTTTTGCTTAATTAAAATGGCTCCATAATAAAGCGCTGCATCAACATCACTACCACGAAGTGATTTATGAAGGGCTGAAAGTGTATCATAATGCATATCACCATAATGACTAGCATTAAAATTATTGTTACTAAAAATCTTTTGAATTAGTTCATTAGTAACCACAATATCACTGTATAAATTAATTAAAATATCAATAATATTTAAAA
Above is a window of Candidatus Malacoplasma girerdii DNA encoding:
- a CDS encoding putative abortive infection bacteriophage resistance protein, with protein sequence MRYIIDRKKIIKCLVKTGLTIDDEKRLIQAINHYNFNTLINGYSHIFLKKDKVNRYEKEASSNQIIDFYEFDLNFANHLLRYILKLEKQLNTAVAYCLIDVYQLHDHCLMKLNPQYIKEKILVNLDTVNPSISFDNFMNALVKHCAINDLTKAYKVKGTSDIYRMWSELPLDLMCVTWSFATTFNLFISLNSSLIDYIGEQFNVSSRNTNGFIDFIHNLLIIRNKISHNYVIYNTQIEYQSNALNNLYNELFKVQVKHIGFYELLQMIEYFVNDYSIIKKTKMYFDKLKIKDQFKRRIMLFGVNNEN
- the rpoE gene encoding DNA-directed RNA polymerase subunit delta, which translates into the protein MSRLLIDVAYDIAKQNFKKEQFSFESLWDLVTKKMRYSQEQIESEIGEFYSDIMQDSRFIFCGRNHWRLSEYLKLDEKHNMQNMLYDLNQEICEEGYDKVNEKPTLNDDEEELDEQDIEINEENATEFEINDEEEATYENVGKLLKSSNDKTVDGDEEE
- a CDS encoding AAA family ATPase, with the translated sequence MNNKQPLAEFLRPNELSEIIGQNHLLNEDSLINRMVKNHKLYSLIFYGPPGVGKTTIALATAKALKIPYAIFNAATDDKTKLNQYLDLAKLSSNGYILICEEIHRLNRDKQDILLPFLEKGIIYLFACTTENPYFIVNPAIRSRCQIIELQPLKADNIFNHLQSLIKSNKIQLKINDDALWNICEQANGDYRNVLNIIDILINLYSDIVVTNELIQKIFSNNNFNASHYGDMHYDTLSALHKSLRGSDVDAALYYGAILIKQKDFVSLNRRLIACCYEDIGLANPQLCDCVINGIKAIEIVGYPECIQIYGCILIEMALSPKSNSAYKAIHMALDTVGKKTYSIPNHIKDQSYASAGKLNHSGYKYPHDYGGYVDQQYLPDALKGIKFYTPTLNGIEDLLQKWIKSNKKD
- a CDS encoding BspA-like protein, which gives rise to MKIKNFNKFLIGLAIVSSGLAGTILYNSNIHSSLVVENKATNDISWGIDGNGNIWPTDRSKVSGEITIPNTVDGKVVTGIANYAFIFCNKLISITISNNVTSIGIGAFGNCSSLKTFNIPGSVTSIANYAFQGCSSLISINIPSSVTSIGIQAFQNCSALTSVNFAEGSKLNSIGKYAFSECASLTSVNIPNSVTSIALQAFRDCSSLTDVTFNWNIDQLVTGKLILGTDLFNNTSSSQTINFHIPLGTKVQYTGTFTRYILGFNITANWISYIQWSITNDGLISPADKRQIQGEITIPDTVSGKVVTGIANAAFKDCALLTSVTFAEGSKLTSIGDRAFDSCSALTSINIPSGVTSIGGWAFSGCFKLISITFAEGSKLTSIGKNAFWVCSALTSITIPSGVTSIGKEAFSYCPLTSIEFAGNQTYDWVPTVEGGITVGGYIIQKGNDLSTNTVVGCLAYGKINIKLPDGKTSIIGNAFSCCSGITHIGISDNVTNIGGTAFWNCTSLTSIIIPSSITSIGETAFGNCDKMGTITFNWNEEQLIKLTLGNNLIRNDTSSQTINFHIPWGTKDQYKAKFTKDILGTNVTANWIDDIQWSITDDGFISPANKDLIKGDVTIPNTVGGKVVTGIANSAFNGCGSLKSVNFAEGSKLNSIGENAFESCTSLTSINIPSSVTSIGEKAFRDCTSLISITVPSSVTSIGDYAFVSCPLTNIKFTDNDTYKRVSTKSKDGKEIGVYIINKNGDLSNNTVTGCLAYGKIDIKLPDGKTNISDYAFSGCSALTSINIPNNVTSIGYRAFSGCSSLTSVTFAEGSQLTSIGSYAFNLCSSLTSIDIPNSVNTIRDQAFDQCNSLTDVYFNWNKLQLGNLSLGNYLFRSVSSSVAQTINFHIPLGTKDQYNAKFTQKILGTNITANWIEDNPPVPSSNSNLGLILGLTFGFIILIGIGSYLGYRYYKHRKAINKK
- a CDS encoding BspA-like protein, giving the protein MLEDYVLMMKLRNFNKFLIGLVVISGGLTGTVLSNSNIHSGLAVKNQTTSDISWNITEDGLISPADKSKVSGAIEIPSVWDGKPVTGIANSAFEKCKSLKTIDIPSGVTSIGVYAFRHCSSLVSVTFAEGSQLTSIAIGAFFDCSSLKTINIPNSVTSIGYNAFWDCSSLTSINIPNSVTFISSYTFKGCSSLISINIPSSVTSIGDGAFNWCSSLASINIPNSVTRIGTNAFRDCSSLKEINISENNFYQKIPTMEDGKEIGAYVIAKGQDLSTSAIAGCLAYGKINIELPSGKSSITDNAFMGSNITEVSFSKNIISIGHNAFSNCMFLTTINIPDTILNIGASAFTVDPNLKSIYLNWTGAALDDIIYKIKNPEQVVTPNWACIFADLSNDNSIGTHLINKENANVYLPSGIDQATIQKYKDNFVGLKEDKRRQLLIGVGLDPATTHWIYNSNSNSKLPLILGLIFGSIILIGIGSYLGYRYYKHRKNSKK
- a CDS encoding BspA-like protein; the encoded protein is MWLYLIHTHTHSSLVVENKATNDISWSIDHNGNIKPVDKRNVTGAIEIPSEVSGKPVTGIGSFAFRNCSSLTSVTFAEDSQLTSIGYWAFIGCNSLKTINIPSSVNEIYIGAFVNTTKLQDITFNWTGKILDDIIQKIKNPVHQRELTTWACIFADYNEKEKNWSF
- the fba gene encoding fructose-bisphosphate aldolase is translated as MEMKKNKIMKKYEPLVNMFDMLNKAVQGKYAVAHINVNNMEWIKASLLGAQKANAPIILGVSEGAAKYMCGFKTVADMTHDMIKNLKITVPVALHLDHGSYQGALDALDAGFSSVMFDGSHFPFDENIAKLKEVINKANQYEASVEAEVGGIGGSEDGVTSSGEQADVNECVTIANESITCLAAGIGNIHGIYPADWKGLNFDLLTEIHHKTNKIPLVLHGGTGIPESMIKKAISLGVAKINVNTECQLVFAEATRKYIEARKDLDTDKKGFDPRKLLKPGTDAIMDKVVEKITLFGSNNKA